From one Macaca nemestrina isolate mMacNem1 chromosome 3, mMacNem.hap1, whole genome shotgun sequence genomic stretch:
- the PGCKA1 gene encoding uncharacterized protein C4orf19 homolog — protein MGCRCCKIIQSYLFDPVQVSSPGYVNEVNSCKLDEDDTDKLKGKWNSEVLVQKNDSQRQGSKKTESSSRTANPREPCWPHQGPLPQGDVGGEHHACGINGIGPAAAPQPAGNPSPAQDDRGSWTSTENTGVPPTQPFLEGGDTRKQDCVLLASEGTQVMRNGDSRAPSEAESFALEVQDRVFQIPAPDYLQHWGPAGDNIDHNEKDRVFKNHTEDESLEGIQPTVGERGLNTPFSGRRSWDSLNEDVETEVLSICFNEKGPAHAMPVVDSGNRQEDAHGSNGDGDGEIVDEDAAVAEALAALEAATAGEDLDEAD, from the exons ATGGGGTGCAGGTGCTGTAAAATAATACAAAG CTATCTCTTTGATCCAGTTCAAGTGTCCTCTCCTGGCTATGTCAATGAAGTCAACAGCTGCAAGCTAGATGAAGACGACACTGataaattaaaaggcaaatgGAACAGTGAAGTCCTGGTGCAGAAAAATGACTCTCAGAGGCAGGGCTCAAAAAAGACTGAGAGCAGCAGCAGGACAGCTAACCCACGGGAGCCCTGCTGGCCTCACCAAGGGCCGCTCCCGCAGGGGGATGTTGGAGGGGAACACCATGCCTGCGGCATCAATGGCATCGGCCCTGCTGCCGCTCCACAGCCCGCTGGgaatcccagccctgcccaggATGACAGGGGCTCCTGGACCAGTACTGAAAATACTGGCGTTCCCCCAACTCAACCCTTCCTGGAAGGAGGGGACACCAGGAAACAGGACTGTGTGCTGCTGGCCTCAGAAGGAACCCAAGTCATGAGAAATGGAGACTCCAGAGCTCCTTCTGAGGCAGAAAGTTTTGCCTTAGAAGTACAAGACCGTGTCTTCCAGATACCAGCCCCAGATTACCTTCAGCATTGGGGCCCAGCTGGAGACAACATTGACCATAATGAAAAGGACCGTGTTTTCAAGAACCATACTGAGGATGAGTCCCTTGAGGGAATTCAGCCCACAGTGGGGGAGCGTGGTTTGAATACGCCCTTCTCTGGGAGGAGAAGCTGGGATTCATTGAATGAGGATGTGGAAACAGAAGTTCTAAGCATCTGCTTTAATGAGAAGGGTCCTGCTCATGCCATGCCTGTGGTTGACTCAGGAAACAGGCAGGAGGATGCCCATGGCTCCAATGGAGACGGAGATGGGGAGATTGTGGACGAGGATGCAGCGGTGGCGGAGGCCCTTGCAGCTTTAGAAGCTGCTACTGCAGGAGAAGATTTGGATGAGGCTGATTAG